The Nymphaea colorata isolate Beijing-Zhang1983 chromosome 5, ASM883128v2, whole genome shotgun sequence DNA segment GTGGATTTAAATCTCTTGAACCGAGACTTGTCACGGAGGTAAAATACAAAGAAGAGATGAGAAAATCATTGGGTGTTTAGGTCGCCCGTttatccaaaaaacaaaataatgcaaATGAATTATCACAACTTATCCAAAGATCAGGAGTTTTTATCTCCTTGAATGcatttttcctctctctcattctcaacCTGCAAGAAAAGATAAGACTTTTCTGTTGCATGCATAAAAGACATATACCTCTTGTCATTGAACAAGGTTATTGACTTCTCTTTCTGATAGTAGGCATCTTTAGttcttttttctgatttacTGGTCTCCTTGACTATGTCAAGTTTGCTGTGGTGTATATTGTGTAGTATCAAAACATGGTGATTGGTTTATTCTCAAgtcttaaaaggaaaaacagaaaggaTCAGTTcaccttgtttttcttctttttggtttgaGCAGGCTTGTATATTCATGAAGGGGAATGTAGAGGAAGGATGTGTTAAGAAGACCTTCTTGAGACTAAAAACCATCAGACGCCACAAAGAGTTCAGAATGGACAGGCATGTCTCTAGTATATTGAGATGCTCATCAGAGATGGCTTTTTGGCAAAAAGAGTGCCAGTTGTGGTGCGAACTAGGAACCAGGGGAATAGCTGTTGAACTACGAAGAAAGGGAAGGGGCTTTTTCCGATCAGAACTGGTGGAGGATATTGTCTTTTCGTGGAAGGAGGTGATGAGGGCACCATCTCTCACTGTTGGCCGAGTAATAACAGTAGTAGAAAAGGAGGGGAAAGCGAAGTTAAGAGTGGTGGTATCAATGACACCACCAGTTCAGGCACCATATCTTCTCAAGTGTGTACCTGACAGGGTCACGGACGATGCTGGTGCAATGATTTCTGATGTTATTCTCCGGATGAACAAGTATCGGCCTCAAGAGGGTAGATGGTTGTCTCGAACAGTTCTTGATCACAGTGGGAAGGAATGCTTTGTTATAAGAATCAGGTAAAGCCAGTTTCGTTTAGGTctgtgtgcgtgcgtgcgtgtgtgcgtgtgtgtgtgtgtgaggcaTGATAGTATTTTAAGCTGCTAATTTGGTAAGCATGGCCAATTTATTTGATGTGGAAACTACAGTATATGCTTATCAGTGTTAGATTGTTAGGTTCTCCGAGAAGTTTTAGGCGATATAGCATTCAAGGTGATGACCCAATCTGCTCAGAATATTGATTATGTTCAGTCTAACTGTTGTTATGCCAGTAGGCCGCCTGAAAGCCCGTGCAGATCACTTCAGGACTAACATCGAAAGATCATGatggctttttttgtttttcccttaaTAAGAATGCCTCCAGAATCCTGTTAACTGCAGTATATGTACCGGTCTTCGTTTATATAGCTGCAGGAAACACATTTTTAAGTCAATCTGCCTCGTAAAGCCACGCTTCTTGTTACATGATCTTGCTACTTAGATGTACATCAAGTCACTGGCTTCTGTTTTAAGTTAGCTAATGCCATATCGTTCTAGGATGGCCCAAGGATTTTGGAGAAGAGGGGGAGAAAATCCAAAGCCTGTTAAATGGGAGGAACGAATCATCCAGGTGTGCGATGGTCCCTGGTCATATGTTGCTGACTCCATAGGGATTGCCCCAGGTAATTTCCATCTTTATACGGCTTTATCCACTTTAAACCTAAATGTCAATAACTAGACTTCAGCATGCTGAGATAAAGTAGTCATTTAATAAAAATGCTGACAGTCTTAATTTCAGTTAGACGGCTAAAATGTTAtgttcaattttgaattttcagttAATAATCACTAAAGTGGTTTGAGTATTATTAGTCTAGTGTCCAAAATGGAAGAATGTTCTAAAATTAGCCTAGTGCAGCTTCTTGATTAAAATTGACTATGGAGGCAATTCATTCACTTGGTGGCAACTGTGTTCCGTACAGATGGGCTGTTCTGATTTGGGGTAAAAGTTTAACTTAAAATGTTGTGATTGCACTTGCAGAACGGATCGTGGGAACAGCCACACCTAAAGTAGATGTAAGAGAAGAAGTTTTACATGGCAATGGAGTTATATGGTCTCTGTCAACTGGTTATGAGTTGACCATACAATGGGCGCGAGGATTAGATTTCTCACTAGAAAACAACACTTCTGGTGAACATGTAAGTTTTTGGGTAACCTGATTACTCCAACTGCATGAAAAGTTTTGTGATATGGAGAAAAGAAAGGCAATGCTTGCAGGTTAGACTACTGAAGGGGAGGAAGCTGCAGTATCAGGTAGCAGAACCGCATTTAGACAAGGATGACATTGAGGAGGGGTTCGTGACATTAGTTCGGTACTCATCAGATGACCCAGTTGGAAGAGCAACGGCTCTGTTGAATTGGAGATTCTTCACTGTCGAGTTCCTGCCAGAAGAAGATGCAGCTACTGTGTTGCTCGTATGCACAGCAATAGTTCGGACGGTTTCAGATGTAAAGGGAGAAGATGTGGGGAATTTGTTGGTGCGAAGGAGGCTGAAGCAAGCAAAAGCAGGAAGCAGAGACTGGGGATCTGTAGTACTTGGCCATGACACGTTTTCTCAATTGAAAGATGAGATTTCCTCAAATGTGCACCTTCAACCCTGGCACTGGAATCCCAAGGAGGTGATGTCATTGCCAGAGATGAGTTACAGTTTCCAAACTGGGTTTGGTCAGTCTTCAAATGCTGATGGTGGGGATCGATTATATCAAGGGGGGATATAGAAAGAAGGGAAGATCTATATCAGGTTTTAGCAGGCTGTTCTGATGGAGAACCCTTGCTGCAGAAGATCTGTTGAAGCGGTTGTTCAGCCATGAAGATTTATGGCCTTTCTTCCTACAAAGAACGGGACAATCCAACCTTCAAGTGATGTATATAAGGCCATTGCCTCAATGCGATAATCCATAGTTGCTGCAGGAATGAAGCCTATGCTTGTTGCTGAATGATTCTAATTATGAAATATGGCCCCTCCCAGTGTTGATGTTTTTTCTGAAACCGAGTCAGATTAAATACAGAAGAACCTGTATGATTGAACACACACCTCATGCTGTATATTGGTATCAGCCATAATCTGAGGCATTGAAAGTCTATATAAAGTACACTATCTGCATTGCTTTGAGATTCTTGAGGATCCAATTACCATGATGAACCGAGTATTCGAGTACATTTTTTCCCTTTGGTGATAATTTGGgacaaaagatgaaaattatTTCTGGAGATAGAACAATGAGTTTGATGTTTCTATTGATTCTAAAGGAATGGAACTCTATTTATTATGAtcttttattccttcatagAACTTATGACAGGATATATAAAAATAGTTGACAGTCACTACTGGCATTTATTGTTCTTTTAATCCTTTGTTACATTGTCATTTAATAAAAGATGGGCACAGGGTTACTGCCATATAcgtacatatgcatataaatatatataagatagGTTGACGGATACACCGAAAACTTTTATGAATATGTGTCATGTATTATTAGGTGAAACTAAGAAAAAAGAGCAAACAATGGAAGCTTTCCAATCTTTCCAATTTTGAATGTGAAACTTTGCTAGATATTGAGCAAAGCAAACCGATCTGATGTGATTGTTTTGCATCATCAATTTGTGGAGCATTGAGCAACCTGATTTGACAATCCACATTAATGGAGGGGTGTATTCATGAGTAGACTGTCTTCTATGGATGGTTCGTGAGGTGATCCTCGTGATCGCTTTAGTCCATTTCTTCAATGCTGAGGCAATCTTGATGTTGATTGATTGTTCCGGTTTTTTTCTCATCCATACTTTTTACTTTCTACCGCTTTTGGTCTGATTTCAAATCTATTTGGTCGGATTTGATAAAGAAACTTAGGCTCAGTCATTGATCACTCCTTGAAAGTTCTCATGAAGTGTGTTCCTATTCAAAATTGCAGAGGTTTTCCTTTTTAGAATTATATGTAATGAAGTTAAAATTTGGTTTGGAAAGTTGTATTAGATATGAGTATGCAAAAAGATTAATTGGGGAAAGTTGTACTCTAAGttacatgggtatgggtacgacaacttaaaaaaatgtagGTATGAAAGTATGGTAggatgtatgtatgtatgtatatatgcaaaataacacaaaaaattcaaaatgaaagtaACATTTTAGCAAACAAGTAGTATGTTAATGAATAATAACTCTAAGAATATGATGAAAAGTAAggtaaaataaattaaatctaagtaaaattaagcagtttgaatTTAAAGTTACCcgagtgtgtccaagtacctaTTTTGAATATAGATACGGTAATATGGGATACATGAACCTTActaaagtacccatgtgacttaggttgtACTCGATATGAGTTTGCCAAAAAGATTAACTAGGCATATCGTAGGAAAGGGATATCGTTACTCGATCTGATATTTATGTAAAACAGAATCTGATATAAGAATCAGGTGTCGCTTCAACCAAATGTGATCGGATTTTCGGttccaatttcaatttttttttcatgtcaaatTGGTTGGAAGAAACAAACTTGTCCTTGCCCACATTAACACAGACATCCCTGGGAAAGTTTTATCCACAAATAACTTTTTCTGCGGTTGATTTCACGGTCGACATTGAAGCAAGGCATATTTTACGAGTTGGTAACTAATAAAGAAAATTGTCTTCATCATCATTATTATAGTGACCTTCAACACGCGAAAGAAGCTGGGCGGATCAAACTTGTACTGCCAACTGAGATTTTAAGTCGCATCGGGACAAGAAGTCCCTCTGAGATATCCCCACACCCAGGTTACCGTTGCACCAAAAGGAATGCAGAAATCAAAGTATCAAAATAATTGCCCTTAAAACGAAAATATGTCATGTCAAGGAAAATTGTTAAATCATCGATTGGGATATCTGATATGGATTTCTTGAGAAAAGTcagatgtgaaaaaattttaacatccaattaagaaatcagatagaTTTAAAAAGTGACATTCGGTGATTCGAACTCGAGTCCGGATCGGGTTTCAAATAAATGTTCTGTATTTAATCTTAATACCTTTAGAAAATTGGTTTCGAATGCACAGTAATATGGTCCGGATTTAGttttgcatttatatatatgcattggGGAATTTGTTTAATTGTCTAAGTATTGGTTGcctaaaaaaagttaaagttaAAGTTTGATGTATTAATAATTCCTCCgagcaaaaaatttctgactccactaTTGCAAATATGGGATCTTTCTATTTAActgtttggaaaaaatatgtTCATCTATGTCATAGATCAGACAATTTTGGAGGATGTTTGACTACTTTGAATCTCAAATTCGAGGTGATATGAGATCTTGTGAATTGTTACACTCGATTTTCATAAGATTTTACATTCTGCGTTTGAAAGATGCATAGCTTACGACATGGTTTTGTAATTCTTCATCTTCAAGCCATACATTTCATCAATTAAATCCACGGTTTTCGTGCTTTGCTAcaatcatgaatttaagattggTAATTGATATCATATTAAATAAAACCTTTTGATCTTATATCCCAAGCAATCAAAATTCTTTCTTAACAGGTATTTGATTGCCTCTATTCTCATATTTATAGATTTGATGCAGGATATTCCTTGTTGATGTCTCTAGTTTTAAATCCAACTCAAAAGAGAGTTTTGAATCAATACCAAATTAAGTTTTTCGGTGTTTTGGAATGTGGCACTTCACCCTTTAACTTGTGCATGGAAAGGCCATTAAATGTCCGGTCCAAAGTATGGTATAAATGTTTATTTATTCTCGCTTGAATCTGAAGAAGTAGACAGCGAAGAAATCAATCAGCTATATAATAAAAGGTGAAATATTCCATTCGCATATGATCCCTGACAGGACAGCCCTACCAGACGGAATCAAACGATACCAAGCAAACGCCGCTCCGGTGATGATTCCCATCCCACACGAGATCTGTTGCATGCGATTGTCATCAACCTGTCATGCTGTTGTTGTTCTCTTCTTTTGAGCAACAAATTTTTGAGGGACATGCGTCACCTGAGAACAACGGAAGTCGGATCAGGACATCACTCCATTGCTATCTTCATCCAAGTAACGACGTTCGAGCGAGcaacagaggaaaaagaagtCTGATCAGGACGTCACTCCATTGAGATCTGCATCCAAGCGACGTCACTGAAGTGACGAACAGAGGACGCATCCCATGACAGTGCGGtttttctgtgtgtgtgtgtttttttttccaccgccaTGATCACCCCCCTGGCTGAGAGCGATTGTAATACATAAAAGGGAAACGTGTTGTCGCGTGTTATTGGCTGGAACAAAGTTCGCCGGCGTTTTCACCGCAAAAACTTGACATGTAACTCCCGCCTTGTAGCGCTATAGAGGATGCATGTACAGCTGGAAGGAGACTGtcctttatgttttttttaattttttttaaaatttacatataatttttttaaaaatatttttttgtatggTCTAATATAATATGGTCTTTTTGGTCAAGATTCATACCTAAGATTGGAATCTGAGGGTAATATGGGCGGACAGACCCAGATCTGGGTCAATTTGGACAATGTGGGTTTGGCTAGAAGAGGCCATGTTTCTTGAAACaagtcgaattaaagttttgaCACTAACTAattgaaatatgtttttttttaattttttaaaatttacatataaatttttaaaaaatattttttctaagGTAGGGACAGGGCCGCAGAGTGTAACCTATAGTAAATTGGACATTCTCATTCCCAAAGTGTTAAAAACAAATGTAGCTTATTGAAATGGAGAGTTGAAGTTAGTTTAGATATTATGGAAGAGTATTTCATAGGGACAGAGTTAAGATTTTTTTAGGGGTTTGCCAAACAGTTCAACTTTGGATTCAGGTAAGATCAAACTGAActcgaatctaaaaaatacgTTGCACAACTATTTCATACAAAGACAGAGCTATGATTTTTTTgaggggcgggccaaacagtCCAACCTCGGATTCGAATAGAGCCGAACTGAACtcgaatataaaaaatacattgcacaactatTCCACACAAGGGTAGAGCTAGGATTTTTCTTTCAGGGGCGAGCCAAAAAGTCCAACTTCGAGTCTGGATAGAACCAAACTAAACTCGCATCTAAAAAATATTGCACAactaaaactttttaattttttcaatgtattttttttttcaattagttggggtAAGACCATGGTCTAGGggccccctccctccacccctgattCCAGGGTGGTGGCCTCAACGGAGCGCTAACACTCTTTACATCTAAGAAAGGTTTCAGGTTCAAAACCTATGATCATTGTCACGTTTTcatgtgttatttttttaagcTGCTGAAAATAACAAGTACAACTTGAAAAGGTGCACCCTAAGTTTATTTAAGACTCGAAATGAaccaaaattgaaaacataaaGATAAGATCACAAGGGTTCCATGCCCAAATTGGTTTCCCttaaaccaaattaaaaattaa contains these protein-coding regions:
- the LOC116254761 gene encoding glycine-rich domain-containing protein 2, with product MGSMTVGESAISENSSPKLKPGIRMSVDLVAAARKHVSFLRTVHHSASLHQTGFLSQAIRRYHQLWMPLYAQISDSSPLVLPPMDVQYIWFCHTLNPAAFRRYCMSRFSKVIEKPAIFDDENEEYAMKRCREIWKQRYPSEPIDPRDCPEDPAAAGDTDLHGVDLLAVAIKQLRFYTLVSDPFWGESSFLVSAKHRYRGFIYLLQKFRDGHSLLVPTIDILLIWMTHQSFPASYHRDVGDMEMFGDWECMKEEDMKATCRLWEATFDHPYERAGVTFDRTRSPVYWEASAVDVNRGFKSLEPRLVTEACIFMKGNVEEGCVKKTFLRLKTIRRHKEFRMDRHVSSILRCSSEMAFWQKECQLWCELGTRGIAVELRRKGRGFFRSELVEDIVFSWKEVMRAPSLTVGRVITVVEKEGKAKLRVVVSMTPPVQAPYLLKCVPDRVTDDAGAMISDVILRMNKYRPQEGRWLSRTVLDHSGKECFVIRIRMAQGFWRRGGENPKPVKWEERIIQVCDGPWSYVADSIGIAPERIVGTATPKVDVREEVLHGNGVIWSLSTGYELTIQWARGLDFSLENNTSGEHVRLLKGRKLQYQVAEPHLDKDDIEEGFVTLVRYSSDDPVGRATALLNWRFFTVEFLPEEDAATVLLVCTAIVRTVSDVKGEDVGNLLVRRRLKQAKAGSRDWGSVVLGHDTFSQLKDEISSNVHLQPWHWNPKEVMSLPEMSYSFQTGFGQSSNADGGDRLYQGGI